The genomic segment GTAGCGCGGCACATTGGCCAAGTCGAGTGGCTGCACACCGAGGTAAGAACGTTCCAGTGTGCCTTTTTCCATCAGCTGATCCACGATCACTTTGACATCATTGATCGGGAGGGCAAAGCCTAACCCTTCGACACCTGCTTTGGAAATTTTCAGGGTGTTAATCCCGATGACCTGACCCTCGATGTTCACGAGAGCACCACCGCTGTTACCAGGGTTGATCGCTGCGTCTGTTTGAATGACATCCAGCTCCCAGTCATCCTGACCATCTTCGTTAAAGTCCATTGGCATGGAGCGTTCCTTGGAACTGATGATGCCTTGAGTTACGGTCCGGGAGAACTGCATGCCCAGCGGGTTCCCGATGGCAATGGCCGGTTCGCCCACCTGCAAGGTAGAAGAATCACCAAACTCAGCAACGTCCGTAACCTTGGAGGCGTCGATTTCCAGTACGGCCAGATCGTTGTAACCATCGGCGCCGACCACTTTCGCCGATACTTTTTCACCTGTTGGCAGGGCAACCTCCAGCTTTTGCGCCTTATCGATTACGTGGTAGTTGGTAACGATGTAGGCTTTTCCGCCCTTTTTCTCAAAGATGACACCAGAACCTTGGCCCTGCTCGACATCCATCGTATTCTGCATCCAACTGTTTCTGCGCTGACCGATGTTGATGACACCAACAATCGCATTTTCTACCTGTTTCACGGCTTCTACTGTACCCGATCCCACACTTACAGATACTGGCTTAGCAAACAGGCTAGAAGCGGAGGAATTGCTGCTGCTTAGCGCATTTTCTGTTCCAGGCTCAACCATATTAATATATCCCGCATTGGAGAGAGTCGGCAGCGTGAGCAGGACGACCATCCCCCCAATTACCGCGGACGTTACCGACGTCACGACCATACGTCCAATGTTAGAACCGCGTTGTTTTTTTCGCTCCACGTGAGTTAAATCATCATAAAAACCCATGATTCATACTCTCCTTTCTAACTTCTACCATTACTAGCTTTGCAGGTTTTTCATGCTCGTATACACAATGACATGCGCCGTAATTGGTTTGCATGATGGATTCGTTGATGTCTGTTTCCTTTTGACACCCTTAGTATACGACCCGCTTTCGGCAAAATGGCGTGAGAATTATGGAAAGGTTGTGGAATAGAAAAAAGCTCCCGGAATATTTCTCCGAGAGCACGGATATGATAGATTAAAAGCTTTTCCTGACAAACCAAATAGAAAGGATTGA from the Brevibacillus brevis genome contains:
- a CDS encoding S1C family serine protease, which produces MGFYDDLTHVERKKQRGSNIGRMVVTSVTSAVIGGMVVLLTLPTLSNAGYINMVEPGTENALSSSNSSASSLFAKPVSVSVGSGTVEAVKQVENAIVGVINIGQRRNSWMQNTMDVEQGQGSGVIFEKKGGKAYIVTNYHVIDKAQKLEVALPTGEKVSAKVVGADGYNDLAVLEIDASKVTDVAEFGDSSTLQVGEPAIAIGNPLGMQFSRTVTQGIISSKERSMPMDFNEDGQDDWELDVIQTDAAINPGNSGGALVNIEGQVIGINTLKISKAGVEGLGFALPINDVKVIVDQLMEKGTLERSYLGVQPLDLANVPRYEWKETLNLPDSVKAGVVVQTEVGKFSPAGEAGLRQFDVIVKLDNKDISNSAQLRKYLMMNKKPGDTMDVTYYRDGIQKTAKVKLTAPPQQ